The DNA segment CCGGGGCGGTGACGAGCCCCAGGTTCGAGACGCCGGCGCGCCGGATGCGGGCGATCAGCTCGACCACCTGCCCGTACGGAACCCGTGCATCTGCCTTGAGGTACACCGGTCGCCCCGCCGCACCGGCCGATGCGAGGGCGCGCTCGAGGTCGGCGGTCGCCACGATCTGGTCACCGACCGCGATGCCGCGATCCGCACGCAGGCTCACCACCAGGCCCTCGCGCAGCTCGAGTCCGCGCGCCGCGAGCTTCGGAAGCTCGACCTCGAGTCCCGACTGCAGGAGCGGCGCGGTCAACATGAAGATCACGAGCAGCACCAGCACCACGTCGACCAGCGGGGTCACATTGATCTCCGACATCGGCCGACGCGCAGATTCGACTCTCATGCGCGTGTCCCGCCGAGGCGATGCTCGAGGAACTCGACCCCGAACTGGGCGGCGCCGTTTTGCAGATCGCGCAACCGCCCGAGCAGCGAGTTGTACGCGACCACGGCGGGAATCGCGGCGGCGATGCCGGCCACCGTCGTGATGAGCGCCTCGGCGATGCCGGGCGCAA comes from the Candidatus Eisenbacteria bacterium genome and includes:
- a CDS encoding protein TolR is translated as MRVESARRPMSEINVTPLVDVVLVLLVIFMLTAPLLQSGLEVELPKLAARGLELREGLVVSLRADRGIAVGDQIVATADLERALASAGAAGRPVYLKADARVPYGQVVELIARIRRAGVSNLGLVTAPGGPERSR